The following are encoded together in the Hydrogenobacter hydrogenophilus genome:
- the cas7b gene encoding type I-B CRISPR-associated protein Cas7/Csh2 has product MENKQEANKQAPMKNRREILFIYDVSWANPNGDPADENKPRIDEGTQINYVTPDRLKRTIRDQLAEMGYEIFIREERGEDGKLSTKEDIFEKYGNDYAKMLENCIDIRLFGGTFAIKKNKNKRKKGEEEEDNQEASDTKANSFTGPVQFKFGRSLHRVKMELVKGTTVLPSKEGKAQGNMTDRYVVPYSLIVFYGIANEKAAEETKLTESDIDTMLKAMWIGHKASTDVISYSKFGHNPRVLIEIIYKDYIEKTPTEKNLTHIGELDKLVRIQTDKKDEEIRDIEELNIDFTKLQQKVQRYKDKIQKVRYCIDDRVKFFPAIEEIFQGIQVEEFCWAKEV; this is encoded by the coding sequence ATGGAGAACAAACAGGAAGCGAACAAGCAAGCACCGATGAAGAACAGGCGTGAAATTTTGTTTATTTATGATGTTTCTTGGGCAAACCCAAACGGAGACCCTGCAGATGAAAATAAGCCAAGAATTGACGAAGGGACACAGATAAACTACGTAACACCTGATAGGCTTAAAAGAACTATAAGAGATCAGCTTGCAGAGATGGGGTATGAAATATTCATAAGGGAAGAAAGAGGAGAAGATGGGAAATTATCGACGAAGGAAGACATCTTTGAGAAGTACGGGAATGACTATGCTAAGATGTTAGAAAATTGTATAGACATCCGGCTTTTTGGTGGGACATTTGCTATCAAGAAGAACAAAAACAAAAGGAAAAAAGGAGAAGAAGAAGAAGATAATCAGGAAGCTTCAGACACCAAAGCGAACTCTTTTACAGGTCCTGTTCAATTTAAATTCGGTAGATCTTTACACAGGGTGAAGATGGAGCTTGTAAAAGGCACAACTGTTTTACCATCTAAAGAAGGAAAAGCTCAAGGGAATATGACAGATCGTTATGTAGTGCCCTACTCTCTTATAGTTTTTTACGGTATAGCCAACGAAAAAGCGGCAGAAGAGACAAAACTAACTGAATCGGATATAGACACTATGCTAAAAGCTATGTGGATTGGGCATAAAGCCTCTACAGATGTGATTTCTTACTCTAAGTTTGGACACAACCCAAGAGTGCTTATAGAGATAATTTACAAAGATTACATAGAAAAAACTCCTACTGAAAAAAATCTTACTCATATAGGAGAACTGGACAAACTGGTAAGGATACAGACAGATAAAAAAGATGAAGAGATAAGGGACATTGAAGAACTCAACATAGACTTTACAAAGCTACAGCAGAAGGTTCAAAGGTATAAGGACAAGATACAAAAGGTTAGATACTGTATAGACGATAGAGTTAAGTTTTTCCCTGCAATAGAAGAAATATTCCAAGGTATTCAAGTAGAAGAGTTTTGTTGGGCAAAGGAGGTTTAA
- a CDS encoding ParM/StbA family protein: MIGIDVGFGWTKVAKDGVEVGKFPTWIAYYESGMESVEPVEFEGRAYVVGEDARYSRRRIELADAELLFRFFPVIVEYAKRRFQLNDDVVSGLAPKHYALYKESPKLKDRLSFLKAVLVQGVGVLLDIAEDVRDGEVVFVIDIGFNTIDYVLAKREGTTWRRYAIGSIEGLGVLRAIEIFKEKLPSSLSILQGFSQSRLIEAFEKGYATIESERVELKPYIDLACEEYVDILLSRLKSELSGRVEERDKLVLAGGGANLIEASLFGKDALIPNKPEYSNARGYSRFEP, encoded by the coding sequence ATGATAGGTATAGATGTGGGGTTTGGTTGGACTAAGGTAGCAAAGGACGGAGTGGAAGTAGGTAAGTTTCCTACTTGGATCGCTTACTATGAGAGCGGTATGGAAAGCGTAGAGCCCGTAGAATTTGAAGGGAGAGCCTACGTGGTAGGGGAGGATGCACGCTATAGTAGGAGAAGGATAGAACTGGCAGATGCAGAACTTCTTTTTAGGTTCTTTCCCGTCATAGTAGAATATGCAAAGCGCAGGTTTCAGCTCAACGATGATGTAGTAAGCGGACTTGCTCCTAAGCATTATGCTCTATACAAGGAAAGTCCCAAGCTTAAAGACCGACTATCCTTCTTAAAAGCGGTCTTAGTGCAAGGTGTAGGTGTCCTTCTTGACATAGCGGAGGATGTGAGAGATGGAGAAGTGGTATTTGTTATAGATATTGGCTTCAACACGATAGACTATGTACTTGCCAAAAGAGAAGGGACTACTTGGAGACGCTATGCTATAGGTTCTATAGAAGGATTGGGGGTTCTTCGTGCTATTGAGATTTTCAAAGAGAAACTACCAAGCTCTCTTTCTATCCTTCAGGGATTTTCTCAATCAAGACTAATAGAGGCTTTTGAAAAAGGTTATGCTACCATAGAAAGCGAAAGAGTAGAGTTGAAACCTTACATAGACCTTGCTTGTGAGGAGTATGTGGACATTCTTTTAAGTAGGCTCAAATCAGAACTTTCAGGTAGAGTAGAGGAGAGAGATAAGCTTGTATTAGCAGGTGGTGGAGCTAACCTGATAGAAGCCAGTCTGTTTGGAAAAGATGCCCTTATTCCTAATAAACCTGAATACTCCAATGCAAGAGGCTATTCAAGGTTTGAACCATGA
- a CDS encoding CRISPR-associated helicase/endonuclease Cas3 translates to MEKSGIYSHPNVFIEDHINRCLELLDFYMDKNLFDENFIISAKVSTALHDFGKCTSYFQEYITGKRKKTKETEHAFISAVYTFHCMKKILEDRNYLIFSFISCKRHHTSPDSFIEEFLLDDENKEMLLKQLKSIDEEKTNIFINNLNLPDDLKEKIRLKKEEFQKKIPEYTEEFRALRSYIRKNQFEIKDFIRFQYLYSLILDSDKTEAGAKPFIPKRVEDIPLFVIFDYKKRKFSSQREIDKLRESAFQYVMSRDIDINSKIYSLTLPTGMGKTITGFAFALKLRQEIRNKKGITPRIIYSLPFVSIIDQNANILKEILNVQESGSLFLKHHHLSDITFDEFEFGVSRVLTEGWNSEIIITTFIQLFHTLISSSNSFSRRFNKLANSIILIDEVQALPSKYWHLLREFIKETSQTLGTYFIFMTATQPYLVDSAIEIANRYDFIDKLNRINVYIDLKEKTIEEFLSSLELNKEKTYLFIMNTISSSRELYKLLKKKVKEDVCYLSTYVLPCEREKRLKEIKEGKYRIVVSTQLVEAGVDIDFDVVYRDFAPLDALNQSAGRCNRNMEKQAGEFHIVRLVDKKSRDFAHYIYDSVLLNTTRQMLYGKSHLSEKEFILLVEDYFREVWRKISKDKSNEILEAVKSFRFSSNRSNRNSIRDFRLIEEEKYKSDVFVEFDEKATEVWKKAKEIIANLRKKNIDVFEAKEEFEKIKSSFYNYVISVDVRDNKLYEDKDLKIYFVSKDKIGQYYDKETGFIAKG, encoded by the coding sequence ATGGAGAAGTCAGGAATTTACTCCCACCCAAATGTATTCATAGAGGATCACATAAACAGATGTCTTGAACTTTTAGACTTTTATATGGATAAGAATCTTTTTGATGAAAACTTCATAATTTCTGCAAAAGTTTCTACGGCACTACATGACTTCGGAAAATGCACTAGCTACTTTCAGGAATACATAACTGGAAAAAGAAAAAAAACTAAAGAGACTGAACACGCTTTTATTTCTGCAGTTTATACTTTCCACTGTATGAAAAAAATCTTGGAAGATAGAAATTACCTTATTTTTTCATTTATATCTTGCAAAAGACATCACACATCTCCAGATAGTTTTATAGAGGAGTTTCTATTAGATGACGAAAATAAAGAAATGTTATTAAAACAACTCAAAAGCATAGATGAAGAAAAAACGAATATCTTTATAAACAATCTGAACTTACCTGACGATTTAAAAGAGAAAATCAGGCTAAAAAAAGAGGAATTTCAAAAAAAGATTCCAGAATATACTGAAGAGTTTAGAGCACTCAGAAGTTATATAAGAAAAAATCAGTTTGAAATTAAGGATTTTATAAGATTTCAGTATCTTTACTCTCTCATCCTTGACTCTGATAAAACAGAAGCTGGAGCTAAGCCTTTTATACCAAAAAGAGTTGAAGACATACCCTTATTCGTGATTTTTGATTATAAAAAGAGAAAGTTTTCATCTCAAAGAGAAATAGATAAACTCAGAGAATCTGCCTTCCAATATGTTATGAGCAGGGATATAGACATTAACTCAAAAATTTACTCATTGACCTTACCTACTGGTATGGGAAAAACCATTACAGGCTTTGCTTTTGCGCTAAAGTTGAGACAAGAAATTAGAAATAAGAAAGGCATAACACCAAGAATTATATATTCCCTTCCTTTTGTTAGTATCATTGACCAAAATGCTAACATACTAAAAGAGATTTTAAATGTGCAGGAAAGTGGTAGTTTATTTCTTAAACATCATCATCTTTCGGATATAACGTTTGATGAGTTTGAGTTTGGTGTCTCAAGAGTTTTAACGGAAGGTTGGAATTCTGAGATCATCATAACTACTTTTATACAGCTTTTTCATACACTCATATCTTCAAGCAACTCTTTTTCAAGAAGATTTAACAAGCTTGCAAATTCTATAATTTTAATAGATGAAGTTCAAGCACTTCCCTCCAAATATTGGCACTTGCTTAGAGAGTTTATAAAGGAAACTTCCCAAACTCTTGGAACTTATTTCATTTTTATGACCGCAACTCAACCGTATCTGGTGGATAGTGCCATTGAAATAGCTAACAGATACGATTTTATTGATAAACTAAACAGGATAAATGTTTATATTGATTTGAAGGAGAAAACCATTGAAGAGTTTTTAAGTTCCTTAGAATTGAATAAAGAAAAAACATACCTTTTCATAATGAACACTATATCTTCTTCAAGAGAGCTATACAAACTTCTCAAAAAGAAAGTTAAAGAAGATGTGTGTTATCTATCAACCTATGTTCTTCCTTGTGAGAGAGAAAAAAGATTAAAAGAAATAAAAGAGGGTAAATACAGAATTGTTGTAAGTACTCAACTTGTTGAAGCTGGTGTGGATATTGATTTTGATGTGGTTTATAGAGATTTTGCACCTTTAGATGCCCTTAATCAATCTGCAGGAAGGTGCAACAGAAATATGGAAAAACAAGCAGGAGAATTTCACATTGTAAGGTTGGTAGATAAAAAATCACGAGACTTTGCCCATTATATTTATGATTCTGTTTTATTGAATACTACCAGACAGATGTTATATGGCAAAAGTCATCTTTCTGAAAAGGAATTCATATTACTTGTAGAAGACTACTTTCGTGAAGTTTGGAGGAAAATAAGCAAAGATAAATCTAACGAGATACTTGAAGCGGTAAAAAGTTTTAGATTTTCTTCTAACAGGTCTAACAGGAATTCTATAAGAGATTTTAGGCTTATAGAGGAAGAGAAATACAAAAGCGATGTTTTTGTGGAGTTTGACGAAAAAGCCACTGAAGTTTGGAAGAAAGCTAAGGAAATAATAGCAAATCTTAGGAAAAAGAATATAGATGTTTTTGAGGCAAAAGAGGAGTTTGAAAAAATAAAAAGTAGCTTTTATAACTATGTTATTTCTGTAGATGTAAGAGATAACAAACTTTATGAGGATAAAGACCTTAAAATATACTTTGTCAGTAAGGACAAGATAGGGCAATATTACGATAAAGAAACGGGTTTTATTGCTAAAGGGTAG
- the cas5b gene encoding type I-B CRISPR-associated protein Cas5b, producing the protein MKVLVFDIFGDFAHFRKFFTTSSPLTFPFPPPPTVRGIIGAILGFGREEYLEKTKDLYIGIGILSPIKKIRMGRNLVFTKDKSENFDPTLISSRKAEGEPRTQVRAEFVKDPKYRIYVSGEEEFLNNLKEMVENHRTYYTVSLGLSELLADFSYVGIYQGYYQEESEKADSVIPVHVVDEINIERLQKIGKERIPTLMDVDRTVRKYEDVIFNMEGGAIYGKFKNLLKLENGEVIHLWRSQEFTPTQMYS; encoded by the coding sequence GTGAAGGTTTTGGTATTTGATATATTTGGAGATTTTGCGCACTTTAGGAAGTTTTTTACGACTTCCTCTCCTTTGACCTTTCCTTTTCCTCCACCTCCTACCGTAAGAGGCATCATAGGTGCAATTCTTGGCTTTGGAAGAGAAGAATACCTTGAAAAGACTAAGGATTTATATATAGGTATAGGGATACTATCTCCCATAAAAAAGATACGGATGGGACGAAACTTAGTCTTCACCAAAGATAAATCTGAAAACTTTGACCCCACATTAATCTCTTCAAGAAAAGCAGAAGGAGAACCAAGAACTCAAGTAAGAGCGGAATTTGTGAAAGATCCCAAATACCGTATATACGTATCTGGAGAAGAAGAGTTTCTCAATAACCTTAAGGAAATGGTAGAAAATCATAGAACCTACTATACTGTTTCTCTTGGCCTTTCTGAACTTTTAGCGGATTTTAGTTATGTTGGTATATATCAAGGCTACTATCAAGAAGAATCAGAAAAGGCAGATAGTGTTATACCTGTACATGTTGTTGATGAGATCAATATTGAAAGACTTCAAAAAATAGGGAAAGAGAGAATACCAACTTTAATGGATGTAGATAGAACTGTAAGGAAATATGAAGATGTCATATTTAATATGGAAGGTGGCGCTATATACGGAAAGTTTAAGAATCTTTTGAAGCTTGAGAACGGGGAGGTAATACACCTATGGAGAAGTCAGGAATTTACTCCCACCCAAATGTATTCATAG